Proteins encoded by one window of Chryseobacterium aquaeductus:
- a CDS encoding 3-hydroxyacyl-CoA dehydrogenase NAD-binding domain-containing protein: MNVGIIGAGTMGIGIAQVAATNGCKVWIYDANAKQVETATVGLEKTLTKLVDKQKVSAEKMVEILSNISIATELKDFKDCELIIEAIIENKEIKTKVFTELENHVSESCVIASNTSSISITSLGAELQKPERFIGIHFFNPAPLMPLVEIIPSLITEKSLAEKMYNLMKDWGKVPVIAKDIPGFIVNRIARPYYGEALRIVEENIATPEQVDEAMRTVGNFKMGPFELMDLIGVDINFSVTTTVYKDYFYDPKYKPSLLQQRMSEAKLHGRKTGKGFYDYSEGAVKPIAEKNQTLYDDIFHRIIAMLINEAVEAKRLGIASDEDLELAMQKGVNYPKGLLAWGKELDYELISDILENLYAEYQEERYRQSPLLKKL, encoded by the coding sequence ATGAATGTAGGAATTATCGGTGCCGGAACGATGGGGATTGGCATCGCACAAGTAGCCGCAACGAATGGATGCAAAGTTTGGATCTATGATGCCAACGCAAAACAGGTAGAAACGGCAACTGTAGGTTTGGAAAAAACATTAACCAAATTGGTTGATAAACAGAAGGTTTCAGCAGAAAAAATGGTTGAAATTTTATCTAATATTTCCATTGCTACAGAATTGAAGGACTTCAAAGATTGCGAATTAATCATCGAAGCCATCATCGAAAATAAAGAAATCAAGACCAAGGTTTTCACGGAATTGGAAAATCATGTTTCTGAAAGCTGTGTAATCGCTTCCAATACATCATCTATTTCGATTACCTCTCTCGGTGCAGAATTGCAAAAACCGGAGCGTTTTATTGGAATTCATTTTTTCAATCCGGCTCCTTTAATGCCTTTGGTTGAAATTATTCCATCGTTAATTACTGAAAAATCTTTAGCTGAAAAAATGTACAACCTCATGAAAGACTGGGGCAAAGTTCCTGTGATTGCCAAAGATATTCCGGGTTTTATCGTCAATAGAATCGCTCGTCCTTATTATGGTGAGGCGTTAAGAATTGTTGAGGAAAACATTGCAACTCCAGAACAGGTTGACGAAGCTATGAGAACGGTAGGAAACTTCAAAATGGGACCTTTCGAATTGATGGATCTCATTGGTGTTGACATAAATTTCTCTGTAACAACAACGGTTTACAAAGATTATTTCTACGACCCGAAATATAAACCTTCTTTACTTCAGCAAAGAATGTCTGAAGCCAAACTTCACGGTAGAAAGACAGGAAAAGGTTTCTACGATTACAGTGAAGGAGCTGTAAAACCAATTGCTGAGAAAAACCAAACATTGTACGATGATATTTTTCACAGAATTATAGCAATGCTGATCAACGAAGCTGTAGAAGCAAAAAGATTAGGAATTGCGAGTGATGAAGACCTTGAATTGGCAATGCAGAAAGGCGTAAATTATCCGAAAGGATTATTGGCTTGGGGAAAAGAACTTGATTATGAATTAATTTCAGATATCCTCGAAAATCTTTATGCAGAATACCAGGAAGAGAGATACAGACAAAGCCCGTTATTAAAAAAATTATAA
- a CDS encoding PaaI family thioesterase: MTPREVADYMLGQDYFSQWMNIKMIEVKENYCLIEMPIKKEMINGLKTVHGGVTFAFADSALAFSSNNTGDAAVALNCVINFTKAGKEGDVFRAESILVNNSRKTAIYDIKITNQNEELVAKFVGTVYKIGKKVTEL; encoded by the coding sequence ATGACACCAAGAGAGGTTGCAGATTATATGCTCGGTCAGGATTATTTTTCCCAATGGATGAATATCAAAATGATTGAAGTAAAAGAAAATTATTGTCTGATAGAAATGCCCATCAAAAAAGAAATGATCAATGGACTGAAAACCGTTCATGGAGGCGTTACGTTTGCGTTTGCAGATTCTGCATTGGCTTTTTCGTCGAACAACACCGGAGATGCGGCTGTAGCTTTAAACTGTGTTATCAATTTCACAAAGGCCGGTAAAGAAGGCGATGTTTTCAGAGCAGAAAGTATTTTGGTGAATAATTCCAGAAAAACAGCGATCTACGACATCAAAATTACCAATCAAAATGAAGAATTGGTTGCGAAATTTGTCGGAACAGTTTATAAAATAGGAAAAAAAGTAACTGAGCTGTAA
- a CDS encoding enoyl-CoA hydratase/isomerase family protein — protein MYTQLDIESHFGGKLKIAYLNQPDTMNALTKPSLGDLKDFVKECSDDPTVRCVAISGRGKAFCSGQNLDDAFVQGNDHHDDDIIRRIVTDYYNPLVLEITRCKKPVVALVNGPAVGAGAMLALICDFVLATDKAYFAQAFSNIGLIPDTGGTYFLPKLLGRQLANYLAFTGKKLSAEESKSFGLVAEVFTEEEFNSKSMEILEKVSNMPTVGLKLTKKAFANSYNNTLKEQLELEGDLQQEAAETEDFKEGVSAFLEKRKPEYKGR, from the coding sequence ATGTACACACAACTCGATATTGAATCGCATTTTGGAGGTAAATTAAAAATTGCCTATCTCAATCAACCTGATACAATGAATGCTTTGACCAAGCCTTCCTTGGGAGATCTTAAAGATTTCGTAAAAGAATGCAGTGATGACCCCACAGTAAGATGTGTGGCGATCTCGGGACGAGGAAAAGCATTTTGTTCTGGTCAGAATCTAGATGATGCTTTCGTTCAAGGCAACGATCATCATGACGACGATATCATCAGAAGAATCGTAACCGATTATTATAATCCATTGGTGTTAGAAATTACTCGTTGCAAAAAACCTGTTGTTGCATTAGTAAATGGTCCGGCAGTTGGAGCTGGGGCAATGTTAGCTTTGATCTGTGATTTCGTTTTAGCGACTGACAAAGCGTATTTTGCTCAAGCATTTTCGAATATTGGATTGATTCCTGATACCGGCGGAACTTATTTCTTGCCAAAATTATTAGGAAGACAATTGGCAAACTATTTAGCATTTACAGGAAAAAAATTATCTGCTGAAGAATCAAAATCTTTTGGTTTAGTGGCTGAAGTTTTCACTGAAGAAGAATTCAACTCAAAATCAATGGAAATTTTAGAGAAAGTTTCTAATATGCCAACCGTTGGTTTAAAATTAACTAAAAAAGCTTTCGCAAACTCTTACAACAACACTTTAAAAGAACAGTTGGAGCTGGAAGGCGATTTACAACAGGAAGCTGCAGAAACAGAAGATTTCAAAGAAGGCGTAAGTGCATTTCTAGAAAAAAGAAAACCTGAATACAAAGGAAGATAA